A region from the Sandaracinus amylolyticus genome encodes:
- a CDS encoding sigma 54-interacting transcriptional regulator: MSDGKTVPTRRTGVPVRAVRVTVVTGPDAGRACESHDEPITVGTADGNSLVLSDRAVSRYHLELRGRGDRILLTDLATTNGTSVGGALVEDASVALASGTTVRLGQTELRVDGGEVVLVDVPGNDGAAGIVGRTVVMRRLLDRIAGLATKDAPVLLLGESGTGKELLARALHEGIASEPGTRRDRPFVTVDCGAVPPSLFASELFGHERGAFTGADRAYPGALERADGGTLFLDEIGELPAELQASLLGVLERRRVRRVGGRDERAIDVRLVSATHRDLRADVNAGRFRLDLYYRIGVVTVRVPPLRERVEDVPLLVERFLRASGYEGEVSALFSPAVMRELRAHRWPGNVRELRNVVTAALAVGETPELVAGERSEEAAGSDDDVIGRVLGLPYKEARKRLVDAFEVRYVRALLEKTGGNVRAAAREGEMDRSYLNDLIKRHGIRE, from the coding sequence ATGAGCGATGGCAAGACCGTCCCCACGCGACGCACCGGAGTGCCGGTGCGCGCGGTGCGCGTCACCGTGGTGACGGGGCCCGACGCGGGTCGTGCGTGCGAGTCGCACGACGAGCCGATCACGGTGGGCACCGCCGACGGCAACTCGCTCGTGCTCTCGGATCGCGCGGTGTCGCGGTACCACCTCGAGCTGCGCGGGCGCGGCGATCGGATCCTGCTCACCGATCTCGCGACGACCAACGGCACGAGCGTCGGCGGTGCGCTGGTCGAGGACGCGTCGGTCGCGCTCGCGAGCGGCACGACGGTGCGGCTCGGGCAGACCGAGCTGCGCGTCGACGGCGGCGAGGTCGTGCTCGTCGACGTGCCGGGGAACGACGGCGCGGCCGGGATCGTCGGGCGCACCGTGGTGATGCGGCGCCTGCTCGATCGCATCGCCGGCCTCGCGACGAAGGACGCGCCGGTGCTGCTGCTCGGCGAGTCGGGCACCGGCAAGGAGCTGCTCGCGCGCGCGCTGCACGAGGGGATCGCGAGCGAGCCCGGCACGCGGCGCGATCGTCCGTTCGTCACCGTCGACTGCGGCGCGGTGCCCCCTTCGCTCTTCGCGTCGGAGCTCTTCGGGCACGAGCGCGGCGCGTTCACCGGCGCCGATCGCGCCTATCCGGGCGCGCTCGAGCGCGCCGACGGAGGCACGCTCTTCCTCGACGAGATCGGCGAGCTGCCGGCGGAGCTGCAGGCGTCGCTGCTCGGCGTGCTCGAGCGCCGTCGGGTGCGTCGCGTGGGCGGTCGCGACGAGCGCGCGATCGACGTGCGCCTCGTCTCGGCGACCCATCGTGATCTGCGCGCGGACGTGAACGCGGGGCGGTTCCGGCTCGATCTCTATTACCGCATCGGCGTGGTCACGGTGCGCGTGCCGCCGCTGCGCGAGCGGGTCGAGGACGTGCCGCTGCTCGTCGAGCGATTCCTGCGCGCGAGCGGGTACGAGGGCGAGGTGTCGGCGCTCTTCTCGCCCGCGGTGATGCGCGAGCTGCGCGCCCATCGATGGCCGGGCAACGTGCGCGAGCTACGCAACGTGGTGACCGCCGCGCTCGCGGTGGGCGAGACGCCCGAGCTCGTCGCGGGCGAGCGCAGCGAGGAGGCGGCGGGGAGCGACGACGACGTGATCGGTCGTGTGCTCGGGCTGCCCTACAAGGAAGCGCGCAAGCGCTTGGTCGACGCGTTCGAGGTGCGCTACGTGCGCGCGCTGCTCGAGAAGACGGGCGGCAACGTGCGCGCGGCGGCGCGCGAGGGCGAGATGGATCGCTCGTACCTGAACGATCTGATCAAGCGCCACGGCATTCGCGAATGA
- a CDS encoding tetratricopeptide repeat protein yields the protein MRSLAAILALFVVLVAMPALAQDDEATRAAAREAFRAGEAAFIEEDDARALTLFRRAFELAPHDAVRFNIAVCLERLGRPEEALQEYEAAAISTQLDEAARARARSQADALRARIVAARVPPPVPPLPPPREPEPTLAPGWLTWTGGALAVLGAAGIIGFSIRTSDLEAAYVAQPTVATRDEGLLMAGLAYTSIGVTALGALLVVLDLAWLRTGAEARVAITGTGVAVRF from the coding sequence ATGCGCTCGCTCGCCGCGATCCTCGCGCTCTTCGTCGTGCTCGTCGCGATGCCCGCGCTCGCGCAGGACGACGAAGCGACACGCGCCGCGGCGCGCGAGGCGTTCCGCGCGGGTGAAGCCGCGTTCATCGAGGAGGACGACGCGCGCGCGCTCACGCTGTTCCGCCGCGCGTTCGAGCTCGCGCCGCACGACGCGGTCCGCTTCAACATCGCGGTCTGCCTCGAGCGCCTGGGTCGGCCCGAGGAAGCGCTCCAGGAGTACGAGGCCGCTGCGATCAGCACGCAGCTCGACGAGGCGGCGCGCGCCCGGGCGCGCTCGCAGGCCGATGCGCTGCGCGCGCGGATCGTCGCGGCGCGCGTGCCGCCACCCGTGCCTCCGCTGCCACCTCCGCGCGAGCCCGAGCCCACGCTGGCGCCGGGATGGCTCACGTGGACCGGCGGCGCGCTCGCGGTGCTCGGGGCCGCGGGAATCATCGGCTTCAGCATCCGCACGAGCGATCTCGAAGCGGCCTACGTCGCGCAGCCGACGGTCGCCACGCGCGACGAGGGGCTGCTCATGGCCGGCCTCGCGTACACGTCGATCGGCGTCACCGCGCTCGGCGCGCTGCTCGTCGTGCTCGATCTCGCGTGGCTCCGCACCGGAGCCGAAGCGCGCGTCGCGATCACCGGCACCGGCGTCGCCGTTCGGTTCTGA